Proteins from one Mycobacterium sp. EPa45 genomic window:
- a CDS encoding transglycosylase domain-containing protein: MAGEGSVPSRSAPRRQVPPDDRLTSIIEPIRDDTAPLLRDPVDVVKAALDGTPPPKPPPPPPPPRRTGGPGGPGGRPPFKPPSFSQQVNWKWVRRSLYLAAVVLIVLPLLTFGMAYLIVKVPQPGDLRTNQVSTILASDGSELAKIVPPEGNRVDVNIDQIPVQVRNAVMAAEDRDFYSNPGFSFSGFARALKNNLFGGDLQGGSTITQQYVKNALVGDARSGVGGVVRKAKELVISTKMSSEWSKDEVLQAYLNIIYFGRGAYGISAAAKAYFDKPVEQLTVAEGALLAALIQRPSTLDPAIDPDGAAKRWDWVLDGMVSMGALSKDERSQQVFPQTVSPEQARSNNVTTGPNGLIERQVTKELLDLFNIDEQTLNTQGLQITTTIDPKAQQAAENAVTKNLQGEMPDMRSAVVSIDPKTGGVKAYYGGSDAQGFDFAQAGLPTGSSFKVFALVAALEQGMGLGYQIDSSPVTVNGIKITNVEGEGCGVCNIAEALKRSLNTSYYRLMLKLKNGPSDVADAAHRAGIAESFPGVEHTLSEDGKGGPPNNGVVLGQYQSRVLDMASAYATLADSGVYHKPHFVQKVVNSRGEVLFDASTTDNTGEQRIPKAVADNVTAAMQPIAGYSRGHNLAGGRPSAAKTGTNQLGDTDANRDAWMVGYTPSLATAVWVGTTDGTQPLVTASGGQVYGSGIPSDIWKSTMDGALKGTDNESFPKPTEIGGYAGVPAAPPPPPPPPSETVIQPSIEVAPGITIPLGPPTTITAPPGGGPVPPPSGGPQQPAPIGGGDAGAPLPPPPP, translated from the coding sequence GTGGCCGGCGAGGGTTCCGTTCCGTCGCGGTCCGCGCCCCGCAGGCAGGTCCCGCCCGACGACCGGCTGACGTCGATCATCGAGCCGATCCGCGACGACACCGCGCCCCTGCTGCGCGACCCGGTCGACGTCGTCAAGGCCGCCCTCGATGGCACACCGCCGCCGAAGCCGCCACCGCCACCGCCACCGCCACGACGCACGGGTGGCCCCGGTGGACCGGGTGGCCGTCCGCCGTTCAAGCCCCCGAGCTTCTCGCAGCAGGTCAACTGGAAATGGGTGCGCCGGTCGCTGTACCTGGCCGCGGTGGTGTTGATCGTGTTGCCGTTGCTGACCTTCGGGATGGCCTACCTGATCGTCAAGGTGCCCCAGCCGGGTGACCTGCGTACCAACCAGGTGTCGACGATCCTGGCAAGTGACGGCTCGGAACTGGCGAAAATCGTTCCGCCGGAGGGCAACCGGGTCGACGTGAACATCGACCAGATTCCGGTCCAGGTTCGCAACGCGGTGATGGCCGCCGAAGATCGCGATTTCTACAGCAATCCGGGCTTCTCGTTCTCCGGCTTCGCCCGCGCGCTGAAGAACAACCTCTTCGGCGGTGACCTGCAGGGCGGGTCCACGATCACCCAGCAGTACGTGAAGAACGCGCTCGTGGGCGATGCCCGCTCAGGCGTCGGCGGCGTGGTGCGCAAGGCCAAAGAACTCGTCATCTCCACGAAGATGTCGAGCGAGTGGTCCAAAGACGAAGTGCTGCAGGCGTATTTGAACATCATCTATTTCGGCCGCGGCGCCTACGGCATCTCAGCGGCCGCGAAGGCTTACTTCGACAAGCCGGTCGAGCAGTTGACCGTCGCGGAGGGCGCCCTGCTGGCCGCGCTGATCCAGCGACCGTCGACCCTGGATCCGGCGATCGATCCCGACGGCGCCGCCAAGCGCTGGGACTGGGTGCTCGACGGCATGGTGTCGATGGGCGCGCTCTCGAAAGACGAACGCTCTCAACAGGTGTTCCCGCAGACGGTGTCGCCGGAGCAGGCCCGCTCCAACAATGTGACGACCGGGCCAAACGGTCTTATCGAACGCCAGGTCACCAAGGAACTGCTCGACCTGTTCAACATCGACGAGCAGACTCTCAACACCCAAGGTCTGCAGATCACCACGACGATCGACCCCAAGGCGCAGCAAGCCGCCGAGAATGCGGTGACAAAGAATCTCCAGGGTGAGATGCCGGACATGCGTTCGGCAGTGGTGTCTATCGACCCGAAAACCGGTGGCGTGAAGGCCTATTACGGCGGTTCGGATGCGCAGGGCTTCGACTTCGCACAGGCCGGCCTGCCGACCGGTTCGTCGTTCAAGGTGTTCGCGTTGGTGGCCGCCCTCGAGCAGGGGATGGGCCTGGGCTATCAGATCGACAGCTCGCCGGTCACCGTCAACGGCATCAAGATCACCAACGTCGAAGGCGAAGGCTGCGGGGTCTGCAACATTGCCGAGGCCCTGAAGCGGTCGCTGAACACCTCCTACTACCGGCTGATGCTCAAGCTCAAGAACGGGCCGAGCGATGTCGCCGATGCCGCACACCGAGCCGGTATCGCCGAAAGCTTCCCGGGCGTGGAGCACACGCTGTCCGAGGACGGCAAGGGCGGGCCACCGAACAACGGCGTGGTCCTGGGTCAGTACCAGTCTCGAGTGCTGGACATGGCCTCTGCCTACGCGACGCTGGCCGACTCCGGGGTCTACCACAAGCCGCACTTCGTGCAGAAGGTCGTCAACTCCCGCGGCGAGGTGCTCTTCGATGCCAGCACCACCGACAACACCGGAGAACAACGCATCCCCAAGGCGGTCGCCGACAACGTGACCGCGGCCATGCAGCCGATCGCCGGCTACTCCCGGGGACACAACCTGGCCGGAGGCCGGCCGTCGGCGGCCAAGACCGGAACCAATCAGCTCGGTGACACCGACGCCAACCGCGACGCGTGGATGGTGGGTTACACCCCGTCGTTGGCGACGGCGGTGTGGGTGGGCACCACCGACGGCACCCAGCCACTCGTCACCGCGTCGGGCGGGCAGGTGTACGGCTCGGGCATCCCGTCGGACATCTGGAAGTCGACGATGGACGGGGCGCTCAAGGGCACCGACAACGAGTCGTTCCCCAAGCCAACCGAGATCGGTGGCTATGCCGGCGTTCCGGCGGCTCCGCCCCCGCCGCCCCCGCCGCCGTCTGAGACGGTCATCCAGCCCAGTATCGAAGTGGCTCCGGGCATCACGATTCCGCTCGGACCGCCGACGACCATCACGGCTCCGCCGGGTGGTGGCCCGGTGCCACCGCCGTCAGGCGGACCGCAACAACCGGCGCCGATCGGCGGCGGTGACGCAGGCGCACCCCTACCGCCTCCGCCGCCGTGA
- a CDS encoding DUF1707 domain-containing protein, whose protein sequence is MATSQTASTRAKDSDRNDTCQILDTALSEGQLSMSEHQQRVKEATTATTLGDLRALVSDLQTANAPVQLPTLKKPRLSAPGAGGSWGIRLAIVGVLIVLGIGIGWGLYGNTPSPLNFTSDPGAKSDGVAPVVLTPPRQLHSLGGLNGLLEQMKKKFGDTQGNRLVIYPDYASLTRPDPNDDRRELNYTYRGGWGDPSTSAASSDAALVDLSKFDAKAVVGVLRGAPETLNMKPGDVKSTYLIIEPSRDPTAAGTVTAEIYVSSDFGSGYIQLYPDGTVKQVNYP, encoded by the coding sequence GTGGCGACATCGCAGACGGCCAGCACGCGCGCGAAGGACAGCGACCGCAACGACACGTGCCAGATCCTGGACACCGCGCTGTCCGAGGGGCAGCTGTCGATGAGCGAGCACCAGCAGCGCGTGAAGGAGGCGACCACCGCGACGACGCTCGGCGACTTGCGTGCCCTCGTCTCCGATCTGCAGACCGCGAACGCCCCGGTGCAGCTACCCACGCTGAAGAAGCCGCGGCTGTCGGCGCCCGGTGCCGGCGGCAGCTGGGGTATCCGCCTGGCGATCGTGGGTGTGCTGATCGTGCTCGGCATCGGCATCGGCTGGGGGTTGTACGGCAACACACCGTCGCCGCTCAACTTCACCTCCGACCCGGGCGCCAAGTCCGACGGGGTGGCCCCGGTCGTGCTGACCCCGCCGCGTCAGCTGCACTCGCTGGGCGGACTCAACGGGTTACTCGAGCAGATGAAGAAGAAGTTCGGCGACACCCAAGGCAACCGCCTGGTGATCTACCCCGACTACGCGTCGCTGACCCGGCCCGATCCCAACGACGACCGCCGCGAGCTCAACTACACCTACCGCGGCGGCTGGGGCGACCCGAGCACGTCGGCGGCCAGCAGCGACGCCGCGCTGGTGGACCTGAGCAAGTTCGACGCCAAGGCCGTCGTCGGCGTTCTGCGCGGGGCTCCCGAGACGCTGAATATGAAGCCCGGCGACGTCAAGAGCACTTATCTGATCATCGAACCCAGCCGTGACCCCACCGCCGCGGGCACGGTGACCGCCGAAATCTACGTCTCGAGCGATTTCGGCAGCGGGTACATCCAGCTGTATCCGGACGGCACGGTCAAGCAGGTCAACTACCCGTAA
- a CDS encoding PadR family transcriptional regulator, translating into MLELAILGLLLESPMHGYELRKRLTGLLGAFRAFSYGSLYPALRRMQADGLIAEDTAPAGTTVLRRARRVYALTDAGRQRFAELVADTGPQNYTDDGFGVHLAFFNRTPAEARMRILEGRRRQVEERREGLREAIARASNSFDRYTKQLHQLGLESSEREVKWLNELIAAERVAQSHPDQA; encoded by the coding sequence ATGTTGGAGCTTGCCATCTTGGGTCTTCTGCTCGAGTCCCCCATGCACGGCTACGAACTGCGCAAGAGACTGACGGGTCTCCTAGGGGCGTTCCGCGCCTTTTCTTACGGCTCGCTGTACCCGGCCCTGCGCCGGATGCAGGCCGACGGGCTGATCGCCGAGGACACCGCACCGGCGGGAACCACGGTGTTACGCCGCGCACGGCGGGTATATGCGCTGACCGATGCCGGTCGTCAACGGTTCGCCGAGCTGGTGGCCGACACCGGTCCGCAGAACTACACCGACGACGGCTTCGGTGTACACCTGGCGTTTTTCAACCGCACACCGGCCGAGGCACGGATGCGGATCCTGGAAGGCCGCCGGCGCCAGGTGGAGGAACGTCGCGAAGGTCTGCGGGAGGCCATCGCGCGGGCGAGCAATTCGTTCGACCGCTACACGAAACAACTGCATCAGCTGGGCCTCGAGTCCAGCGAGCGGGAAGTCAAGTGGCTCAACGAGCTGATCGCCGCTGAGCGGGTGGCCCAGAGCCATCCAGATCAGGCCTGA
- a CDS encoding adenylate/guanylate cyclase domain-containing protein codes for MFAETRYALNGGLRVAYRASAPGARDIVFVPNWFTCCEIVPELKSIQGWVEAMTSLGRLIFLDQPGTGASDPVEPGAMPTLEQWTDSIAAVLDDLDSSEAVLVAIDGAFAAAALFAATYPSRTTALVALEGYAEIQTIRPHETFAETMTALWGSGELQALMNPDMPWNEEIRAQWARMERLAVSPATLAVMLEMVQWLDVRAVLPSIRVPTLVINHLDDPFVVPQMGRNIADNITGAKYVELPGRNLFHFVEPWRASFQRVAEFLTGHEAEVPDDRVLATVLFTDIVDSTRRAAELGDRDWHALLDAHDAVVRAQLSRFRGHEVNTSGDGFLATFDGPQRAIRCAMAIRGATGALGIEIRAGLHTGECEVRGDDIGGIAVHIGARVSALAGPNEVLVSSTLRDLVIGSGLEFDDRGSHRLKGVPGDWRLFAVAPNA; via the coding sequence GTGTTCGCCGAGACGCGGTATGCGCTCAACGGGGGTCTGCGTGTCGCCTACCGGGCGTCGGCGCCGGGTGCCCGCGACATCGTGTTCGTGCCGAATTGGTTCACCTGCTGTGAGATCGTTCCCGAACTGAAGTCGATACAAGGTTGGGTCGAGGCGATGACGTCGCTGGGCCGGCTCATCTTCTTGGACCAGCCCGGCACCGGGGCATCCGACCCTGTTGAACCCGGCGCGATGCCAACCCTCGAGCAATGGACCGACAGCATCGCCGCGGTGCTCGACGACCTCGACAGCAGCGAAGCCGTGCTTGTCGCGATCGACGGTGCCTTCGCAGCCGCGGCGCTCTTCGCCGCCACATATCCATCGCGAACCACCGCTCTCGTTGCCCTCGAGGGCTACGCCGAGATACAAACCATCCGGCCTCACGAGACCTTCGCGGAGACGATGACCGCGTTGTGGGGCTCAGGCGAGCTCCAGGCCCTGATGAATCCCGACATGCCGTGGAACGAGGAAATCCGGGCGCAGTGGGCGCGGATGGAACGCCTCGCGGTCAGTCCCGCCACCCTGGCGGTGATGCTTGAAATGGTGCAGTGGCTGGACGTCCGGGCGGTACTTCCCAGCATTCGCGTGCCGACCCTGGTCATTAATCATCTCGACGATCCGTTCGTCGTGCCGCAGATGGGTCGCAATATCGCCGACAACATCACCGGTGCGAAATATGTTGAGCTGCCAGGCCGCAACTTGTTTCATTTCGTCGAGCCCTGGCGCGCGTCCTTTCAGCGGGTCGCCGAGTTCCTCACCGGACATGAAGCCGAGGTGCCCGACGATCGGGTGCTGGCCACGGTGCTGTTCACCGACATCGTCGACTCGACTCGCCGGGCGGCTGAGTTGGGGGACCGTGACTGGCACGCGCTGCTCGACGCCCACGACGCCGTCGTCCGCGCCCAGCTCTCTCGCTTCCGTGGCCATGAAGTCAACACTTCCGGCGATGGCTTCCTCGCCACCTTCGACGGACCGCAACGAGCGATCCGCTGCGCCATGGCAATTCGAGGCGCGACCGGAGCGCTCGGCATCGAAATCCGGGCCGGGCTGCACACCGGTGAATGCGAAGTCCGCGGCGATGACATCGGCGGCATCGCGGTACACATCGGAGCCCGGGTCAGCGCACTGGCCGGCCCGAATGAGGTCTTGGTGTCCAGCACGCTGCGCGACCTCGTCATCGGCTCGGGGCTCGAGTTCGATGACCGCGGCAGCCACCGCCTCAAAGGGGTCCCCGGCGATTGGCGCCTGTTCGCCGTCGCCCCGAACGCCTAG
- the rpsF gene encoding 30S ribosomal protein S6, which translates to MRPYEIMVILDPTLDERTVAPSLETFLNVIRSDGGSVDKVDIWGRRRLAYEIAKHAEGIYAVVDVKAEPATVSELDRQLNLNESVLRTKVMRTDKH; encoded by the coding sequence ATGCGTCCATACGAAATCATGGTCATCCTTGACCCCACTCTCGACGAGCGCACCGTGGCCCCGTCGCTGGAGACGTTCCTGAACGTGATCCGGAGTGACGGCGGTTCGGTCGATAAGGTCGACATCTGGGGCCGGCGCCGGCTGGCGTACGAGATCGCCAAGCACGCCGAAGGCATCTATGCCGTCGTCGACGTGAAGGCCGAACCGGCCACCGTGTCCGAGCTCGATCGCCAGCTGAACCTGAATGAGTCCGTCCTGCGGACCAAGGTGATGCGGACCGATAAGCACTGA
- a CDS encoding DUF5318 family protein — protein MRLQRQVVDYALRRRSLLAEVYSGRTGVSEVCDANPYLLRAAKFHGKPSSVMCPICRKEPLTLVSWVFGDHLGAVSGSARTAEELVLLATRFDEFSVHVVEVCRTCEWNHLVKSYVLGAPRPTNGTRGRRGTQTARSGARTASE, from the coding sequence GTGCGATTGCAGCGACAGGTGGTGGACTACGCCCTTCGGCGACGCTCCCTGCTGGCTGAGGTGTACTCCGGTCGAACCGGTGTCTCTGAGGTCTGCGACGCCAATCCCTATCTGTTGCGGGCCGCGAAGTTTCACGGCAAGCCCAGTTCGGTGATGTGTCCGATCTGCCGCAAGGAGCCGCTGACATTGGTGTCCTGGGTGTTCGGTGATCACCTGGGTGCGGTTTCGGGATCCGCGCGCACCGCCGAGGAGCTGGTGTTGCTGGCAACTCGATTCGACGAATTCTCAGTACACGTGGTGGAGGTATGCCGGACCTGCGAATGGAATCACTTGGTCAAGTCCTACGTGCTCGGAGCGCCGCGTCCCACCAACGGGACGCGCGGACGCCGGGGCACCCAGACGGCGCGTTCCGGCGCGCGTACGGCCAGTGAATAG
- a CDS encoding single-stranded DNA-binding protein produces MAGDTTITVVGNLTADPELRFTPSGAAVANFTVASTPRTFDRQTNEWKDGEALFLRCNIWREAAENVAESLTRGSRVIVQGRLKQRSFETREGEKRTVVELEVDEIGPSLRYATAKVNKASRSGGGGGGFGGGGGGGGGSRPAQAASESNDDPWGSAPASGSFAGGDDEPPF; encoded by the coding sequence GTGGCCGGTGACACGACCATCACCGTCGTCGGAAATCTGACCGCCGACCCCGAACTTCGGTTCACCCCGTCGGGTGCAGCCGTCGCCAATTTCACGGTGGCGTCTACCCCGCGCACGTTCGACCGTCAGACCAATGAGTGGAAAGACGGCGAGGCGCTGTTCCTGCGCTGCAACATCTGGCGTGAGGCGGCGGAGAACGTGGCCGAGAGCCTCACCCGCGGGTCGCGGGTGATCGTTCAGGGCCGGCTGAAGCAGCGTTCCTTCGAAACCCGTGAGGGCGAGAAGCGCACCGTCGTGGAGCTCGAGGTCGACGAGATCGGCCCGTCGCTGCGCTACGCCACCGCCAAGGTCAACAAGGCCTCGCGCAGTGGCGGCGGGGGCGGCGGCTTCGGTGGAGGCGGCGGCGGGGGCGGCGGTTCCCGTCCGGCGCAAGCGGCCAGTGAGTCGAATGACGATCCGTGGGGCAGCGCCCCGGCATCGGGTTCGTTCGCCGGCGGTGACGACGAACCGCCCTTCTGA
- a CDS encoding DJ-1/PfpI family protein → MQVAIALFPRNTALDAIGPYEVLQRIPSIDVVFVGHQRGEVRSDNGMLGLTVDATFDEVSEPDVLVFPGGIGTRTLVTDERVLDWVREVHRHTTFTTSVCTGSLVLAAAGLLTGLTAGTHWRATELLESLGAIYSPARVVEHLPERIITAAGVSSGIDMALRLVELLIGRRAAEASQLMIEYDPQPPFHAGAVDQVSDATLQLALEYYGRRN, encoded by the coding sequence ATGCAAGTCGCGATAGCACTGTTCCCGCGTAACACCGCACTGGACGCGATCGGCCCCTACGAGGTGCTGCAGCGCATCCCGTCGATCGACGTCGTCTTCGTCGGGCACCAGCGCGGCGAAGTCCGCAGCGACAACGGCATGCTCGGTCTGACCGTCGACGCCACCTTCGACGAAGTCTCCGAGCCCGACGTCCTGGTGTTCCCCGGCGGGATCGGCACCCGGACCCTCGTCACCGACGAGCGGGTGCTCGACTGGGTTCGCGAGGTGCACCGCCATACGACCTTCACCACTTCGGTGTGCACGGGCAGTCTGGTGCTCGCCGCCGCGGGGCTGCTGACCGGGCTGACCGCAGGCACGCATTGGCGGGCCACCGAGTTGTTGGAATCCCTCGGCGCGATCTACTCCCCGGCGCGGGTCGTCGAGCACCTGCCGGAGCGCATCATCACCGCGGCCGGGGTGTCCAGCGGCATCGACATGGCATTGCGGCTGGTGGAGTTGCTGATCGGGCGCCGGGCCGCGGAGGCCAGCCAGTTGATGATCGAGTACGACCCGCAGCCGCCGTTTCACGCCGGCGCGGTGGACCAGGTCTCGGACGCCACCCTGCAGCTGGCGTTGGAGTACTACGGCCGGCGGAACTAG
- the rpsR gene encoding 30S ribosomal protein S18 codes for MAKTNKRRPAPEKPVKTRKCVFCSKKGQDIDYKDTQLLRTYISERGKIRARRVTGNCVQHQRDIAIAVKNAREVALLPFTSAAR; via the coding sequence ATGGCCAAGACCAACAAGCGGCGTCCTGCACCGGAAAAGCCGGTCAAGACCCGCAAGTGCGTGTTCTGCTCCAAGAAGGGGCAGGACATCGACTACAAGGACACCCAGCTGCTGCGCACCTACATCAGCGAGCGGGGCAAGATCCGCGCTCGCCGGGTGACCGGTAACTGCGTGCAGCACCAGCGCGATATCGCGATCGCCGTCAAGAACGCGCGCGAGGTTGCGCTGCTGCCGTTCACGTCGGCGGCACGGTAG
- a CDS encoding inositol-3-phosphate synthase, translating into MTEHNGTSTDVRVAIVGVGNCASSLVQGVQYYKDADANATVPGLMHVKLGPYHVRDVKFVAAFDVDAKKVGFDLSEAIFASENNTIKIADVPPTDVVVQRGPTLDGIGKYYAETIEISDEQPVDVVKILKDAQVDVLVSYLPVGSDEADKFYAQCAIDAKVAFVNALPVFIASDPEWAKKFEDAGVPIVGDDIKSQVGATITHRVMAKLFEDRGVTLDRTYQLNVGGNMDFKNMLERERLESKKVSKTQAVTSNLTGSLAGKIEDKNVHIGPSDHVAWLDDRKWAYVRLEGRAFGDVPLNLEYKLEVWDSPNSAGIIIDAVRAAKIAKDRGIGGPIIPASAYLMKSPPKQLADDIARAELEKFIAGGQER; encoded by the coding sequence ATGACGGAGCACAACGGAACGTCGACAGATGTGCGGGTCGCCATTGTCGGCGTCGGCAACTGCGCGTCCTCACTGGTCCAGGGCGTGCAGTACTACAAGGACGCCGACGCGAACGCCACCGTTCCCGGTCTGATGCACGTGAAGCTCGGCCCCTATCACGTACGCGACGTGAAGTTCGTGGCCGCGTTCGACGTGGACGCCAAGAAGGTCGGCTTCGACCTGTCCGAGGCGATCTTCGCGTCGGAGAACAACACCATCAAGATCGCCGACGTGCCGCCGACCGATGTCGTCGTTCAGCGCGGCCCGACCCTGGACGGCATCGGCAAGTACTACGCCGAGACCATCGAGATCTCCGACGAGCAGCCCGTCGACGTCGTCAAGATCCTCAAGGACGCTCAAGTCGATGTGCTGGTGTCCTACCTGCCGGTGGGCTCGGACGAGGCCGACAAGTTCTACGCGCAGTGCGCCATCGACGCCAAGGTCGCGTTCGTCAACGCGCTGCCGGTGTTCATCGCCTCGGATCCCGAGTGGGCCAAGAAGTTCGAGGACGCCGGAGTGCCGATCGTCGGTGACGACATCAAGAGCCAGGTCGGTGCCACCATCACCCACCGCGTGATGGCCAAGCTGTTCGAGGACCGCGGCGTCACCCTGGACCGCACGTACCAGCTCAACGTCGGCGGCAACATGGACTTCAAGAACATGCTCGAGCGCGAGCGCCTGGAGTCCAAGAAGGTGTCCAAGACCCAGGCCGTGACCTCCAACCTCACCGGCTCGCTGGCCGGCAAGATCGAGGACAAGAACGTGCACATCGGCCCGTCCGACCACGTCGCGTGGCTCGATGACCGCAAGTGGGCCTACGTCCGCCTCGAGGGCCGCGCCTTCGGTGACGTGCCGCTGAACCTGGAGTACAAGCTCGAGGTGTGGGACTCGCCGAACTCGGCCGGCATCATCATCGACGCCGTGCGCGCCGCGAAGATCGCCAAGGACCGCGGCATCGGCGGCCCGATCATCCCGGCCTCGGCCTACCTGATGAAGAGCCCGCCCAAGCAGCTGGCCGACGACATCGCCCGAGCCGAGCTCGAGAAGTTCATCGCCGGAGGGCAGGAGCGCTAG
- a CDS encoding glycosyltransferase family 87 protein — MPSRTDALGSALSEVVGGPVGRHALIGRTRIFTPLRVMFMMALVVLALGWSTKAPCLQTVGNGAPDQRVANWQNQRAYFELCYSDTVPLYGAELLSQGRFPYKSSWLETDSSGRPQIRYDGKPAVRYMEYPVLTGVYQYVSMALAKTYTAVAKMVSLPTVAEVVMFFNFAAIGLALAWLATVWASSWLAGRRVWDAALVAASPVLVFQVFTNFDALATAFAIGGLLAWARKKPVLAGILIGLGVAAKLYPALLLLPLVVLAIRTDRMPEAAKTVVAAVGAWFVVNLPVMALFPRGWSEFFRLNSRRGDDMDSLYNVVKSFTGWGGFDTNLGFWQPPVILNTFVAVLFLLCCAAIAYIALTAPQRPRVAQLAFLTVAAFLLVNKVWSPQFSLWLVPLAVLALPHRRLLLAWMTVDMLVWVPRMYYLYGEANKGLPEQWFTATVLLRDIAVAALMVLVVRQIYRPELDLVRWGGRVDDPAGGVFDGADDAHPKWFPRWLRPREAPADKAEEQEAPDASRDSTVPA; from the coding sequence ATGCCAAGTCGCACTGATGCTTTAGGTTCTGCGCTGTCGGAGGTGGTGGGCGGCCCGGTGGGCCGGCATGCGCTGATCGGCCGGACGCGGATCTTCACTCCGCTGCGGGTCATGTTCATGATGGCGCTGGTGGTCCTGGCGCTCGGGTGGTCGACGAAGGCGCCGTGCCTGCAGACCGTCGGTAACGGGGCACCCGATCAGCGGGTCGCGAACTGGCAGAATCAGCGCGCCTACTTCGAACTGTGCTATTCCGACACCGTGCCGCTCTACGGCGCGGAGTTGTTGAGCCAAGGCCGCTTTCCGTACAAATCGAGCTGGCTCGAGACCGACTCGAGCGGACGGCCGCAGATCCGGTACGACGGCAAGCCTGCGGTGCGCTACATGGAGTATCCGGTTCTGACCGGGGTGTACCAGTACGTGTCGATGGCGTTGGCCAAGACCTACACCGCGGTGGCCAAGATGGTCTCGCTACCGACGGTCGCCGAAGTGGTGATGTTCTTCAACTTCGCGGCGATCGGTCTTGCGTTGGCGTGGCTGGCGACCGTGTGGGCGTCGTCGTGGCTGGCGGGCCGGCGAGTGTGGGATGCCGCGCTGGTGGCGGCGTCGCCGGTGCTCGTCTTCCAGGTCTTCACCAATTTCGATGCGCTGGCTACAGCTTTCGCGATCGGCGGTCTGCTGGCGTGGGCGCGCAAGAAGCCGGTGCTCGCCGGCATCCTGATCGGCCTCGGGGTGGCCGCCAAGTTGTATCCCGCACTCCTGCTCCTCCCGTTGGTGGTGTTGGCGATTCGCACCGACCGAATGCCCGAGGCGGCCAAAACCGTGGTGGCCGCGGTGGGTGCGTGGTTTGTGGTGAATCTTCCTGTGATGGCCCTGTTTCCGCGCGGCTGGTCGGAGTTCTTCCGGCTCAACTCCCGCCGCGGCGATGACATGGACTCGCTCTACAACGTGGTCAAGTCGTTCACCGGATGGGGTGGTTTTGACACCAACCTCGGGTTCTGGCAACCGCCGGTGATCCTCAACACCTTCGTCGCGGTGCTGTTCCTATTGTGTTGTGCGGCAATCGCTTACATCGCACTGACCGCACCGCAGCGGCCGCGGGTGGCGCAGCTGGCGTTCCTGACGGTAGCGGCGTTCCTGTTGGTGAACAAGGTGTGGAGTCCGCAGTTCTCGCTGTGGCTGGTGCCGCTGGCGGTGCTCGCGCTGCCACACCGGCGACTTCTGTTGGCGTGGATGACCGTTGACATGCTGGTGTGGGTGCCGCGGATGTACTACCTCTACGGCGAGGCCAACAAGGGTCTGCCCGAGCAGTGGTTCACCGCCACAGTGCTCCTGCGTGACATCGCGGTGGCGGCCCTGATGGTGTTGGTGGTGCGCCAGATCTACCGGCCCGAATTGGACTTGGTGCGCTGGGGTGGCCGGGTGGACGATCCGGCCGGGGGAGTGTTCGACGGCGCCGACGACGCGCACCCAAAGTGGTTCCCGCGGTGGCTGCGGCCGCGTGAGGCGCCGGCAGACAAGGCCGAGGAGCAAGAGGCACCCGATGCAAGTCGCGATAGCACTGTTCCCGCGTAA
- the rplI gene encoding 50S ribosomal protein L9 translates to MKLILTAEVDHLGVAGDTVEVKDGYGRNYLLPRGLAIVASRGAQKQADEIRRAREIKTVRDRAHADEIKAAITALGSIQLPVKSAADSGKLFGSVTANDIVGAIKKAGGPSLDKRTVQLPKAHIKATGAHTVGVHLHPEVNVDITVDVVAQS, encoded by the coding sequence ATGAAGCTCATTCTGACCGCTGAGGTCGACCACCTCGGCGTAGCCGGTGACACCGTCGAGGTGAAAGACGGCTACGGACGTAACTACCTGCTGCCGCGCGGCCTGGCCATCGTGGCCTCGCGCGGTGCCCAGAAGCAGGCCGACGAGATCCGTCGCGCCCGCGAGATCAAGACCGTGCGCGACCGTGCGCACGCCGACGAGATCAAGGCCGCCATCACCGCGCTGGGTTCGATCCAGCTGCCGGTGAAGTCAGCCGCGGACTCGGGCAAGCTGTTCGGCTCGGTGACCGCCAACGACATCGTCGGGGCCATCAAGAAGGCCGGCGGACCCAGCCTGGACAAGCGCACCGTGCAGCTGCCCAAGGCACACATCAAGGCGACTGGCGCCCACACCGTCGGCGTGCATCTGCACCCCGAGGTGAACGTCGACATCACCGTCGACGTCGTGGCTCAGAGTTAG